A genomic window from Silene latifolia isolate original U9 population chromosome 11, ASM4854445v1, whole genome shotgun sequence includes:
- the LOC141613143 gene encoding LEAF RUST 10 DISEASE-RESISTANCE LOCUS RECEPTOR-LIKE PROTEIN KINASE-like 2.4, whose product MVSSTSSLHLLSFAIFVVFVRLPSSDGVDDSYKTCSSLLFSCGKLKDVGFPFWGDGRPQYCGHPALRLQCIDYPTGHYPFLKIGPKYLEGYNVLNITFFGNNITLELRGAPENTCGSYGRDFGDILEFTRRVEMINLLYKCNNGIVPNRSDGNVTCYENSAKFPVYYRNNNSAQGQYASCNSAPTPVLRKQFDLYKKGNKTVAQVLYEGFEVNYAYPLQSGCICGSSSPSDFVCLCKPAISKGLIIVGSASIAVGVGLLIVIAWFLRKKKSSPKFATFWKSEARTCPNVDAFLQIYGSFSLTRHTYKNLKKITNDFRKKLGEGGYAIVYQGKLKSGFLVAVKVLKQSKGDGEDFINEVASISRTNHVNIVTLLGFCFEGNKRALIYEYLPNGSLEKFTYHGAGPSNQSLPWETLLNIAIGIAKGLDYLHRGCNARILHFDIKPHNILLDQEFIPKISDFGLARLCPLQKSTISMMEARGTIGYIAPEVFCRTIGGVSHKSDVYSFGMMVLDMVCGRNNLSADQQKSSDLYFPKWIYDKLELQEEASFQGTTNDEEKALQTKMILVSLWCIQTYPSNRPTMTTVVDMLQGCLDSIQMPPRPNLSSPPRLAFNTSGTITQTQ is encoded by the exons ATGGTATCCTCAACATCTTCCCTGCACTTGCTCTCTTTTGCCATCTTTGTCGTCTTTGTTAGATTGCCTTCATCTGATGGTGTTGATGATTCGTATAAGACATGCTCTTCTTTATTATTTTCATGTGGGAAACTCAAAGATGTAGGGTTCCCATTTTGGGGAGATGGCAGGCCTCAATACTGTGGCCACCCGGCGTTGCGGCTTCAGTGTATTGATTATCCAACTGGTCATTACCCGTTTCTGAAAATTGGCCCAAAATACTTGGAAGGTTATAATGTTCTTAACATCACTTTCTTTGGTAATAACATAACTCTTGAACTTCGTGGGGCTCCGGAAAATACTTGTGGTTCTTACGGAAGAGATTTTGGTGACATACTTGAGTTCACCAGAAGGGTTGAGATGATTAACTTACTTTACAAGTGCAACAATGGGATAGTCCCAAACCGTAGTGATGGCAATGTTACATGCTATGAGAACTCTGCCAAATTTCCAGTTTATTATCGGAACAATAATTCAGCCCAAGGCCAATATGCATCTTGCAACTCTGCTCCGACTCCAGTCTTAAGGAAACAGTTTGATCTTTATAAGAAGGGTAATAAAACTGTCGCTCAGGTCTTATACGAGGGGTTTGAAGTGAATTATGCGTATCCCTTACAATCTGGTTGCATATGTGGCTCATCTTCGCCTTCAGATTTTGTGTGCCTCTGCAAACCAG CAATATCCAAAGGACTCATCATTGTTGGATCAG CTTCAATAGCAGTGGGGGTAGGACTGTTAATTGTTATTGCCTGGTTTCTAAGGAAAAAGAAATCAAGTCCGAAATTCGCTACGTTCTGGAAGTCAGAAGCCAGAACATGCCCCAATGTTGATGCGTTCTTACAAATTTATGGTTCGTTTTCTTTAACAAGACATACATACAAGAATTTAAAGAAAATCACAAATGATTTCAGAAAGAAACTTGGTGAAGGTGGCTATGCTATTGTTTACCAAGGTAAGTTAAAGAGCGGCTTTCTTGTGGCGGTGAAAGTCTTGAAACAATCAAAGGGAGACGGTGAAGACTTTATCAACGAGGTAGCTAGCATCAGTCGAACTAACCATGTCAATATTGTCACTCTTTTAGGTTTTTGCTTCGAGGGTAATAAAAGAGCCTTGATATATGAGTATTTACCGAATGGATCCCTTGAAAAATTCACATATCATGGTGCTGGTCCTAGTAATCAATCCTTACCATGGGAAACACTTCTTAATATAGCCATAGGGATCGCAAAAGGATTAGACTATTTACACCGAGGTTGTAATGCTCGTATTTTGCATTTCGACATCAAGCCTCACAATATACTACTTGATCAAGAGTTTATCCCGAAGATTTCAGACTTTGGCCTAGCCAGATTATGCCCCTTACAAAAAAGTACCATATCAATGATGGAAGCAAGAGGGACTATTGGGTACATAGCTCCAGAGGTATTCTGCAGAACAATTGGAGGAGTTTCCCACAAATCTGATGTTTATAGCTTTGGGATGATGGTTTTAGACATGGTATGTGGTAGAAACAATTTATCTGCAGATCAGCAAAAAAGCAGTGACCTGTATTTTCCGAAGTGGATATACGACAAACTTGAACTGCAGGAGGAAGCTTCATTTCAAGGAACTACAAATGACGAAGAAAAAGCATTGCAGACGAAGATGATTTTGGTAAGCTTATGGTGTATACAGACTTATCCTTCAAATCGGCCAACAATGACTACGGTGGTAGACATGCTACAAGGGTGTCTTGATTCGATACAAATGCCACCCAGGCCGAATTTATCTTCACCTCCAAGATTGGCCTTCAATACCTCAGGAACTATTACACAAACCCAGTGA
- the LOC141611444 gene encoding LEAF RUST 10 DISEASE-RESISTANCE LOCUS RECEPTOR-LIKE PROTEIN KINASE-like 2.4 produces the protein MRSRQMVSSTSSLHLLAFAIFVVFLRLPSSDGVDDRYKTCFSVLFSCGNLKNVGFPFWGDGRPQYCGHPALQLQCIDNPNSRTPYLTIGPKHLESYNVVNITYYGNNITLELRGAAENTCGSYGRDFGDILQLTRRVEMINLLYKCNNGMVPNRSDGNVSCYENSSNFQVYYRNNNSAQGQYASCISAEVPVFRKQLDLYNKGNRTVSQIFYEGFEVNYGYPLECVKCYKSGCVCGSSPPSDFVCLCKQGKWKLVLAIASIAVGIGVLIVIAWFLRKKKSSPKFATFWKSEARTCPNVDAFLQIYGSFSLTRHTYKNLKKITNDFREKLGEGGYANVYQGKLKSGSLVAVKVLKQSKGDGEDFINEVASISRTNHVNIVTLLGFCFEGNKRALIYEYLPNGSLEKFTYHGAGPSNQSLPWETLLNIAIGIAKGLDYLHRGCNARILHFDIKPHNILLDQDFTPKISDFGLARLCPLQKSTISMMEARGTIGYIAPEVFCRTFGGVSHKSDVYSFGMMILDMACGRNNLSADQQKSSDLYFPKWIYDKLELQEEASFQGTTNDEEKALQTKMILVSLWCIQTYPSNRPTMSTVVDMLEGCLDSIQMPPRPNLSSPPRLAFNTSGTTTQTQ, from the exons ATGAGATCTCGACAAATGGTATCCTCAACATCCTCCCTGCACTTGCTCGCTTTTGCTATTTTTGTCGTTTTTCTTAGATTGCCTTCATCTGATGGTGTTGATGACAGGTATAAGACATGTTTTTCTGTATTATTTTCATGTGGGAATCTCAAAAATGTCGGGTTCCCATTTTGGGGAGATGGGAGGCCTCAATACTGTGGCCACCCGGCGTTGCAGCTTCAGTGTATTGATAATCCAAATAGTCGTACCCCGTATCTGACAATTGGCCCAAAACACTTGGAATCTTATAATGTTGTTAACATCACATATTATGGTAATAACATAACCCTTGAACTGCGGGGGGCTGCGGAAAATACTTGTGGTTCTTACGGAAGAGATTTCGGCGACATACTTCAGCTCACCAGAAGGGTTGAGATGATTAACTTACTTTACAAGTGCAACAACGGCATGGTTCCAAACCGGAGTGATGGCAATGTTTCATGCTACGAGAATTCTTCCAACTTTCAAGTTTATTATCGGAACAATAATTCAGCCCAAGGCCAATATGCATCTTGCATCTCTGCTGAGGTTCCAGTCTTTAGAAAACAGTTGGATCTTTATAACAAGGGTAATAGAACGGTTTCTCAGATCTTTTACGAGGGGTTTGAAGTGAACTATGGGTACCCTTTAGAATGTGTCAAGTGTTATAAATCTGGCTGCGTATGTGGCTCATCTCCGCCTTCAGATTTTGTGTGCCTCTGCAAACAAG GGAAATGGAAGCTCGTTCTTGCAATAG CATCAATAGCAGTGGGGATAGGGGTGTTAATTGTTATTGCCTGGTTTCTAAGGAAAAAGAAATCAAGTCCGAAATTCGCTACGTTCTGGAAGTCAGAAGCCAGAACATGCCCCAATGTTGATGCCTTCTTACAAATTTATGGTTCGTTTTCTTTAACAAGACATACATACAAGAATTTAAAGAAAATCACAAATGATTTCAGAGAGAAACTTGGTGAAGGTGGCTATGCTAATGTTTACCAAGGTAAGTTAAAGAGCGGCTCTCTTGTCGCGGTGAAAGTCTTGAAACAATCAAAGGGAGACGGTGAAGACTTTATCAACGAGGTAGCTAGCATCAGTCGAACTAACCATGTCAATATTGTCACTCTTTTAGGTTTTTGCTTCGAGGGTAATAAAAGAGCCTTGATATATGAGTATTTACCGAATGGATCCCTTGAAAAATTCACATATCATGGTGCTGGTCCCAGTAATCAATCCTTACCATGGGAAACGCTTCTTAATATCGCCATAGGGATCGCAAAAGGACTAGACTATTTACACCGAGGTTGTAATGCTCGTATTTTGCATTTCGACATCAAGCCACACAATATTCTACTTGATCAAGACTTTACCCCAAAGATTTCAGATTTTGGCCTTGCTAGATTATGCCCCTTACAAAAAAGTACCATTTCAATGATGGAAGCAAGAGGTACTATTGGGTACATAGCACCAGAGGTATTCTGCAGAACGTTTGGAGGAGTTTCTCACAAATCGGATGTTTATAGCTTCGGGATGATGATTTTAGATATGGCATGTGGTAGAAACAATTTATCTGCAGATCAGCAAAAAAGCAGTGACCTGTATTTTCCGAAGTGGATATACGACAAACTTGAACTGCAGGAGGAAGCTTCATTTCAAGGAACTACAAATGACGAAGAAAAAGCATTGCAGACGAAGATGATTTTGGTAAGCTTATGGTGTATACAGACTTATCCTTCAAATCGGCCAACAATGAGTACGGTGGTAGACATGCTAGAAGGGTGTCTTGATTCGATACAAATGCCACCCAGGCCGAATTTATCTTCACCTCCAAGATTGGCCTTCAATACCTCAGGAACTACTACACAAACCCAGTGA